Proteins encoded by one window of Candidatus Paceibacterota bacterium:
- a CDS encoding sigma-70 family RNA polymerase sigma factor: MPKAKAKKTKVAPKKVKKPAKKKVAKKVAPKKKVPAKKVKKVAVKKPVKAKKPAKPAKPVKKTKHDLLVDKADILIAKGKKRGFITYDEILKEFPNVENNILFLDELYERFGSAGIDVLEGGNLLDVDAKEILEKRGYGRESSSYDAIQMYLREIGQYPLLSANEEKEYARRIEKGDKEARDLLWRANLRLVVSIAKKFVGRSSDLTLLDLIQEGNLGLHKAVDKFDWTKGFKFSTYATWWIRQAITRALADQSRTIRIPVHMVETIAKYKQVSRRLSQDLGRDPLPEEIATEMGIDVEKIHMIENINQDTVSLEKPIGDDEDKSTLGEFIADETILSPAQESSRRILSDQVKEILNDLSPKERKILEMRHGLVDGVMHTLEEVGQEFGVTRERIRQIEAKVHEKIRQHEKADRLRNY, from the coding sequence ATGCCAAAAGCAAAAGCCAAAAAAACAAAAGTAGCACCAAAAAAGGTGAAGAAACCAGCTAAGAAAAAGGTGGCTAAAAAGGTTGCTCCAAAAAAGAAAGTACCTGCAAAGAAGGTAAAGAAAGTGGCTGTAAAAAAACCTGTGAAGGCTAAGAAGCCGGCTAAACCAGCAAAACCAGTAAAGAAAACAAAGCATGATTTGTTGGTTGATAAAGCAGATATCCTTATCGCTAAGGGTAAAAAGCGTGGTTTCATCACCTATGATGAAATTTTAAAAGAATTCCCAAACGTTGAAAATAATATTTTATTTTTGGATGAACTTTACGAACGCTTTGGTAGTGCTGGCATAGACGTTCTTGAGGGTGGAAATTTACTTGATGTTGATGCCAAAGAGATTTTAGAGAAAAGAGGTTATGGCCGTGAATCATCTTCGTACGACGCTATTCAAATGTATCTTAGAGAGATTGGACAATACCCGCTTCTTTCTGCAAATGAGGAAAAGGAGTATGCCCGCCGTATTGAAAAAGGGGATAAAGAAGCGAGAGATTTGCTCTGGCGCGCCAACCTTCGCCTCGTTGTTTCTATTGCAAAGAAATTCGTTGGACGTAGCTCAGACTTAACACTCCTCGATCTTATTCAGGAAGGAAATCTTGGTTTACATAAAGCGGTTGATAAGTTCGATTGGACCAAAGGATTTAAGTTTTCAACCTATGCAACATGGTGGATTCGCCAGGCTATTACACGCGCTCTTGCTGATCAATCAAGAACAATTCGTATTCCTGTGCACATGGTGGAAACAATCGCTAAATACAAACAAGTATCACGACGTTTGTCTCAAGATTTGGGACGTGACCCATTACCAGAAGAGATTGCAACTGAAATGGGAATCGATGTAGAAAAAATCCACATGATTGAAAATATCAATCAAGATACAGTCTCCCTTGAAAAACCAATCGGTGATGATGAAGACAAATCAACTCTCGGTGAATTTATTGCTGATGAGACTATTCTTTCTCCAGCGCAGGAATCTTCGCGCCGTATTCTTTCTGATCAGGTTAAAGAAATTTTAAATGATCTTTCTCCAAAGGAAAGAAAAATTCTTGAAATGAGACATGGTCTTGTTGATGGAGTAATGCATACACTTGAAGAGGTGGGACAGGAGTTCGGTGTGACACGTGAACGTATTCGCCAGATTGAAGCTAAAGTACACGAAAAAATCCGCCAACACGAGAAGGCAGATAGGTTAAGAAATTATTAA
- the dnaG gene encoding DNA primase, whose product MSTTPVEQIKERLSIVDVTSSYIKLEKAGSNYKARCPFHNERTPSFFISPARGTYHCFGCNRGGDIFSFVEEIEGVDFASALKTLADKAGVELRAVDPKLKSEYERLYSVLEEATRFFENSLGANPSAKEYITKRGLNVGTIADWRLGYADTNWSTLYDVLKSKGFTDQEIEKAGLSIMGNRGYYDRFRGRIMFPLSNTIGRIVGFSGRLFDAPSKGEAAKYVNTPETPLYHKSSVLYGYDKAKRAMLQSNTAILVEGQMDLLLAHQAGTFNTVALSGTALTADHLQMIKRFADSLIVALDGDDAGLNASERAFRLAISLGIDVKVARLPKDVDPADLIAKDKDEWNKVIKEANHIVDFVLNGIREKKLDEPAFRREVGKRVIPYIAEISNKIDQAHFVGKVANELKVAEEHVWEEVKKLPSTPIVEDSVATAEKPTISRLNKIRATIAGITSWQEGIKNPLIDPKILRERYDVLARTYGLMEIDLVPDMERERMILVFENNYNEEKKLLREVDELFINLELDCLEERFKEEVRKLKEAESSGDAKRENEISELTKKCNEISQKINSLKNSRHQ is encoded by the coding sequence ATGTCCACAACACCAGTTGAACAAATAAAAGAACGCCTCTCTATTGTTGATGTTACTTCTTCCTATATCAAATTAGAAAAGGCCGGTAGTAATTACAAAGCGCGATGTCCGTTCCATAACGAACGCACTCCGTCCTTCTTTATCTCGCCAGCTCGTGGAACTTACCACTGTTTTGGGTGTAACCGAGGTGGAGACATTTTCAGCTTTGTTGAGGAAATAGAAGGAGTTGATTTTGCTTCGGCGCTAAAAACATTGGCTGATAAGGCTGGTGTGGAATTGCGAGCAGTTGACCCAAAACTAAAAAGCGAATACGAAAGACTATATAGCGTACTTGAAGAGGCGACCCGTTTCTTTGAAAATAGTTTGGGTGCCAATCCTTCGGCAAAAGAATATATAACAAAGCGGGGACTTAATGTCGGCACAATCGCCGACTGGAGATTGGGTTATGCTGACACCAATTGGTCCACACTTTACGATGTTTTAAAAAGCAAAGGTTTTACCGACCAAGAAATTGAAAAAGCAGGCTTAAGCATAATGGGGAATCGTGGTTATTATGATCGTTTCCGCGGAAGAATTATGTTTCCTCTTTCAAACACGATTGGTCGTATTGTTGGATTTTCTGGAAGATTGTTTGATGCACCGAGCAAAGGAGAGGCCGCAAAATACGTGAATACTCCAGAGACACCGCTTTATCACAAGTCCAGTGTCTTATATGGATACGATAAGGCGAAGCGCGCAATGCTTCAGAGCAACACAGCTATCTTGGTTGAAGGCCAGATGGACTTGCTCTTGGCTCATCAAGCGGGAACTTTCAACACTGTGGCATTGTCTGGAACAGCGCTTACGGCAGACCATCTTCAGATGATAAAGAGATTTGCTGATAGTTTGATTGTTGCACTTGATGGTGACGATGCCGGACTAAACGCTTCGGAGCGCGCATTTCGCTTAGCAATTTCTCTAGGGATTGATGTGAAAGTCGCGCGTCTACCAAAAGATGTTGATCCTGCTGATTTAATTGCGAAAGATAAAGATGAATGGAATAAAGTTATTAAGGAGGCCAATCATATTGTTGATTTTGTCTTAAATGGAATTCGCGAGAAAAAATTAGATGAACCAGCGTTTAGAAGAGAAGTAGGGAAGCGTGTAATTCCGTATATTGCAGAAATATCAAACAAAATTGACCAAGCTCATTTTGTGGGAAAAGTTGCAAATGAACTCAAGGTTGCAGAAGAACATGTTTGGGAGGAAGTTAAGAAATTACCAAGTACGCCTATTGTAGAGGATTCTGTTGCGACAGCCGAGAAGCCAACTATATCGCGCTTAAACAAAATACGTGCTACTATAGCCGGCATTACGTCGTGGCAAGAAGGGATAAAAAATCCACTCATCGACCCAAAAATATTAAGGGAACGATATGATGTTCTTGCTCGCACCTATGGTTTGATGGAGATAGATCTTGTTCCAGATATGGAGCGAGAGCGAATGATTTTAGTTTTCGAAAATAATTATAATGAGGAAAAGAAACTGCTTCGCGAAGTGGATGAACTTTTTATTAATCTGGAACTAGATTGTCTGGAAGAAAGATTTAAGGAAGAGGTAAGAAAATTAAAAGAAGCAGAAAGTTCCGGAGACGCAAAAAGAGAAAACGAAATCAGCGAATTAACAAAAAAATGCAACGAAATTTCACAAAAAATAAACAGTTTAAAAAATAGTCGCCACCAATAA